From Macaca mulatta isolate MMU2019108-1 chromosome 1, T2T-MMU8v2.0, whole genome shotgun sequence, the proteins below share one genomic window:
- the SLC6A9 gene encoding sodium- and chloride-dependent glycine transporter 1 isoform X3, whose translation MSGGDTRAAIARPGMAVAHGPVAPSSPEQGKCPHGLGAGVSSSLDAGDGWRCQWMAVRNGAVPNEATKRDQNLKRGNWGNQIEFVLTSVGYAVGLGNVWRFPYLCYRNGGGAFMFPYFIMLIFCGIPLFFMELSFGQFASQGCLGVWRISPMFKGVGYGMMVVSTYIGIYYNVVICIAFYYFFSSMTHVLPWAYCNNPWNTRDCAGVLDASNLTNGSRPATLPSNLSHLLNHSLQRTSPSEEYWRLYVLKLSDDIGNFGEVRLPLLGCLGVSWVVVFLCLIRGVKSSGKVVYFTATFPYVVLTILFVRGVTLEGAFTGIMYYLTPQWDKILEAKVWGDAASQIFYSLGCAWGGLITMASYNKFHNNCYRDSVIISITNCATSVYAGFVIFSILGFMASHLGVDVSRVADHGPGLAFVAYPEALTLLPISPLWSLLFFFMLILLGLGTQFCLLETLVTAIVDEVGNEWILQKKTYVTLGVAVAGFLLGIPLTSQAGIYWLLLMDNYAASFSLVVISCIMCVAIMYIYGHRNYFQDIQMMLGFPPPLFFQICWRFVSPAIIFFILVFTVIQYQPITYNHYQYPGWAVAIGFLMALSSVLCIPLYAMFRLCRTDGDTLLQRLKNATKPSRDWGPALLEHRTGRYAPTIIPSPDDGFEVQPLHPDKAQIPIVGSNGSSRLQDSRI comes from the exons ATGAGCGGCGGAGACACGCGGGCTGCGATCGCTCGCCCTGGGATGGCCGTGGCTCATGGACCTGTGGCCCCCTCTTCCCCAGAACAG GGCAAGTGCCCGCATGGGCTGGGAGCCGGTGTGTCCTCATCCCTGGACGCTGGCGACGGGTGGAGATGTCAGTGGATGGCAGTGAGG AATGGTGCTGTGCCCAACGAGGCCACCAAGAGGGACCAGAACCTCAAACGGGGCAACTGGGGCAACCAGATCGAGTTTGTACTGACGAGCGTGGGCTATGCCGTGGGCCTGGGCAATGTCTGGCGCTTCCCATACCTCTGCTATCGCAACGGGGGAG GAGCCTTCATGTTCCCCTACTTCATCATGCTCATCTTCTGCGGGATCCCTCTCTTCTTCATGGAGCTCTCCTTCGGCCAGTTTGCGAGCCAGGGGTGCCTGGGGGTCTGGAGGATCAGCCCCATGTTCAAAG GCGTGGGCTATGGTATGATGGTGGTGTCCACCTACATCGGTATCTACTACAACGTGGTCATCTGCATTGCCTTCTACTACTTCTTCTCGTCCATGACGCACGTGCTGCCCTGGGCTTACTGCAATAACCCCTGGAACACGCGTGACTGTGCTGGTGTGCTGGACGCCTCCAACCTCACCAATGGCTCTCGGccagccaccttgcccagcaACCTCTCCCACCTGCTCAACCACAGCCTCCAGAGGACCAGCCCCAGCGAGGAGTACTGGAG GCTGTATGTGCTGAAGCTGTCAGACGACATCGGGAACTTTGGGGAGGTGCGGCTGCCCCTCCTTGGCTGCCTCGGTGTCTCCTGGGTGGTCGTCTTCCTCTGCCTCATCCGAGGGGTCAAGTCTTCAGGGAAA GTGGTGTACTTCACAGCCACGTTCCCCTACGTGGTGCTGACCATTCTGTTTGTCCGCGGAGTGACCCTGGAGGGAGCCTTCACCGGCATCATGTACTACCTAACCCCACAGTGGGACAAGATcctggaggccaag GTGTGGGGTGATGCCGCCTCCCAGATCTTCTACTCACTGGGCTGCGCGTGGGGAGGCCTCATCACCATGGCTTCCTACAACAAGTTCCACAATAACTGTTACCG GGACAGCGTCATCATCAGTATCACCAACTGTGCCACCAGCGTCTATGCGGGCTTCGTCATCTTCTCCATCCTCGGCTTCATGGCCAGTCACCTGGGCGTGGATGTGTCCCGCGTGGCAGACCACGGCCCCGGCCTGGCCTTCGTGGCTTACCCTGAGGCCCTCACACTACTTCCCATCTCCCCGCTGTGGTCTCTGCTCTTCTTCTTCATGCTCATCCTGCTGGGGCTGGGCACTCAG TTCTGCCTCCTGGAGACGCTGGTCACAGCCATTGTGGATGAGGTGGGGAATGAGTGGATCCTGCAGAAAAAGACCTATGTGACCTTGGGTGTGGCTGTGGCTGGCTTCCTGCTGGGCATCCCCCTCACCAGCCAG GCAGGCATCTACTGGCTGCTGCTGATGGACAACTATGCGGCCAGCTTCTCTTTGGTGGTCATCTCCTGCATCATGTGTGTGGCCATCATGTACATCTACG GGCACCGGAACTACTTCCAGGACATCCAGATGATGCTGGGCTTCCCACCGCCCCTCTTCTTTCAGATCTGCTGGCGCTTCGTCTCTCCCGCCATCATCTTC TTTATTCTAGTTTTCACTGTGATCCAGTACCAGCCGATCACCTACAACCACTACCAGTACCCAGGCTGGGCCGTGGCCATTGGCTTCCTCATGGCTCTGTCCTCCGTCCTCTGTATCCCCCTCTACGCCATGTTCCGGCTCTGCCGCACAGACGGGGACACCCTCCTGCAG CGTTTGAAAAATGCCACAAAGCCAAGCAGAGACTGgggccctgccctcctggagcacCGGACTGGGCGCTACGCCCCCACCATAATCCCCTCTCCTGATGACGGCTTCGaggtccagccactgcacccggacaaGGCCCAGATCCCCATTGTGGGCAGTAATGGCTCCAGCCGCCTCCAGGACTCCCGGATATGA
- the SLC6A9 gene encoding sodium- and chloride-dependent glycine transporter 1 isoform X7, translated as MSGGDTRAAIARPGMAVAHGPVAPSSPEQNGAVPNEATKRDQNLKRGNWGNQIEFVLTSVGYAVGLGAFMFPYFIMLIFCGIPLFFMELSFGQFASQGCLGVWRISPMFKGVGYGMMVVSTYIGIYYNVVICIAFYYFFSSMTHVLPWAYCNNPWNTRDCAGVLDASNLTNGSRPATLPSNLSHLLNHSLQRTSPSEEYWRLYVLKLSDDIGNFGEVRLPLLGCLGVSWVVVFLCLIRGVKSSGKVVYFTATFPYVVLTILFVRGVTLEGAFTGIMYYLTPQWDKILEAKVWGDAASQIFYSLGCAWGGLITMASYNKFHNNCYRDSVIISITNCATSVYAGFVIFSILGFMASHLGVDVSRVADHGPGLAFVAYPEALTLLPISPLWSLLFFFMLILLGLGTQFCLLETLVTAIVDEVGNEWILQKKTYVTLGVAVAGFLLGIPLTSQAGIYWLLLMDNYAASFSLVVISCIMCVAIMYIYGHRNYFQDIQMMLGFPPPLFFQICWRFVSPAIIFFILVFTVIQYQPITYNHYQYPGWAVAIGFLMALSSVLCIPLYAMFRLCRTDGDTLLQRLKNATKPSRDWGPALLEHRTGRYAPTIIPSPDDGFEVQPLHPDKAQIPIVGSNGSSRLQDSRI; from the exons ATGAGCGGCGGAGACACGCGGGCTGCGATCGCTCGCCCTGGGATGGCCGTGGCTCATGGACCTGTGGCCCCCTCTTCCCCAGAACAG AATGGTGCTGTGCCCAACGAGGCCACCAAGAGGGACCAGAACCTCAAACGGGGCAACTGGGGCAACCAGATCGAGTTTGTACTGACGAGCGTGGGCTATGCCGTGGGCCTGG GAGCCTTCATGTTCCCCTACTTCATCATGCTCATCTTCTGCGGGATCCCTCTCTTCTTCATGGAGCTCTCCTTCGGCCAGTTTGCGAGCCAGGGGTGCCTGGGGGTCTGGAGGATCAGCCCCATGTTCAAAG GCGTGGGCTATGGTATGATGGTGGTGTCCACCTACATCGGTATCTACTACAACGTGGTCATCTGCATTGCCTTCTACTACTTCTTCTCGTCCATGACGCACGTGCTGCCCTGGGCTTACTGCAATAACCCCTGGAACACGCGTGACTGTGCTGGTGTGCTGGACGCCTCCAACCTCACCAATGGCTCTCGGccagccaccttgcccagcaACCTCTCCCACCTGCTCAACCACAGCCTCCAGAGGACCAGCCCCAGCGAGGAGTACTGGAG GCTGTATGTGCTGAAGCTGTCAGACGACATCGGGAACTTTGGGGAGGTGCGGCTGCCCCTCCTTGGCTGCCTCGGTGTCTCCTGGGTGGTCGTCTTCCTCTGCCTCATCCGAGGGGTCAAGTCTTCAGGGAAA GTGGTGTACTTCACAGCCACGTTCCCCTACGTGGTGCTGACCATTCTGTTTGTCCGCGGAGTGACCCTGGAGGGAGCCTTCACCGGCATCATGTACTACCTAACCCCACAGTGGGACAAGATcctggaggccaag GTGTGGGGTGATGCCGCCTCCCAGATCTTCTACTCACTGGGCTGCGCGTGGGGAGGCCTCATCACCATGGCTTCCTACAACAAGTTCCACAATAACTGTTACCG GGACAGCGTCATCATCAGTATCACCAACTGTGCCACCAGCGTCTATGCGGGCTTCGTCATCTTCTCCATCCTCGGCTTCATGGCCAGTCACCTGGGCGTGGATGTGTCCCGCGTGGCAGACCACGGCCCCGGCCTGGCCTTCGTGGCTTACCCTGAGGCCCTCACACTACTTCCCATCTCCCCGCTGTGGTCTCTGCTCTTCTTCTTCATGCTCATCCTGCTGGGGCTGGGCACTCAG TTCTGCCTCCTGGAGACGCTGGTCACAGCCATTGTGGATGAGGTGGGGAATGAGTGGATCCTGCAGAAAAAGACCTATGTGACCTTGGGTGTGGCTGTGGCTGGCTTCCTGCTGGGCATCCCCCTCACCAGCCAG GCAGGCATCTACTGGCTGCTGCTGATGGACAACTATGCGGCCAGCTTCTCTTTGGTGGTCATCTCCTGCATCATGTGTGTGGCCATCATGTACATCTACG GGCACCGGAACTACTTCCAGGACATCCAGATGATGCTGGGCTTCCCACCGCCCCTCTTCTTTCAGATCTGCTGGCGCTTCGTCTCTCCCGCCATCATCTTC TTTATTCTAGTTTTCACTGTGATCCAGTACCAGCCGATCACCTACAACCACTACCAGTACCCAGGCTGGGCCGTGGCCATTGGCTTCCTCATGGCTCTGTCCTCCGTCCTCTGTATCCCCCTCTACGCCATGTTCCGGCTCTGCCGCACAGACGGGGACACCCTCCTGCAG CGTTTGAAAAATGCCACAAAGCCAAGCAGAGACTGgggccctgccctcctggagcacCGGACTGGGCGCTACGCCCCCACCATAATCCCCTCTCCTGATGACGGCTTCGaggtccagccactgcacccggacaaGGCCCAGATCCCCATTGTGGGCAGTAATGGCTCCAGCCGCCTCCAGGACTCCCGGATATGA
- the SLC6A9 gene encoding sodium- and chloride-dependent glycine transporter 1 isoform X6 — protein MSGGDTRAAIARPGMAVAHGPVAPSSPEQNGAVPNEATKRDQNLKRGNWGNQIEFVLTSVGYAVGLGNVWRFPYLCYRNGGGAFMFPYFIMLIFCGIPLFFMELSFGQFASQGCLGVWRISPMFKGVGYGMMVVSTYIGIYYNVVICIAFYYFFSSMTHVLPWAYCNNPWNTRDCAGVLDASNLTNGSRPATLPSNLSHLLNHSLQRTSPSEEYWRLYVLKLSDDIGNFGEVRLPLLGCLGVSWVVVFLCLIRGVKSSGKVVYFTATFPYVVLTILFVRGVTLEGAFTGIMYYLTPQWDKILEAKVWGDAASQIFYSLGCAWGGLITMASYNKFHNNCYRDSVIISITNCATSVYAGFVIFSILGFMASHLGVDVSRVADHGPGLAFVAYPEALTLLPISPLWSLLFFFMLILLGLGTQFCLLETLVTAIVDEVGNEWILQKKTYVTLGVAVAGFLLGIPLTSQAGIYWLLLMDNYAASFSLVVISCIMCVAIMYIYGHRNYFQDIQMMLGFPPPLFFQICWRFVSPAIIFFILVFTVIQYQPITYNHYQYPGWAVAIGFLMALSSVLCIPLYAMFRLCRTDGDTLLQRLKNATKPSRDWGPALLEHRTGRYAPTIIPSPDDGFEVQPLHPDKAQIPIVGSNGSSRLQDSRI, from the exons ATGAGCGGCGGAGACACGCGGGCTGCGATCGCTCGCCCTGGGATGGCCGTGGCTCATGGACCTGTGGCCCCCTCTTCCCCAGAACAG AATGGTGCTGTGCCCAACGAGGCCACCAAGAGGGACCAGAACCTCAAACGGGGCAACTGGGGCAACCAGATCGAGTTTGTACTGACGAGCGTGGGCTATGCCGTGGGCCTGGGCAATGTCTGGCGCTTCCCATACCTCTGCTATCGCAACGGGGGAG GAGCCTTCATGTTCCCCTACTTCATCATGCTCATCTTCTGCGGGATCCCTCTCTTCTTCATGGAGCTCTCCTTCGGCCAGTTTGCGAGCCAGGGGTGCCTGGGGGTCTGGAGGATCAGCCCCATGTTCAAAG GCGTGGGCTATGGTATGATGGTGGTGTCCACCTACATCGGTATCTACTACAACGTGGTCATCTGCATTGCCTTCTACTACTTCTTCTCGTCCATGACGCACGTGCTGCCCTGGGCTTACTGCAATAACCCCTGGAACACGCGTGACTGTGCTGGTGTGCTGGACGCCTCCAACCTCACCAATGGCTCTCGGccagccaccttgcccagcaACCTCTCCCACCTGCTCAACCACAGCCTCCAGAGGACCAGCCCCAGCGAGGAGTACTGGAG GCTGTATGTGCTGAAGCTGTCAGACGACATCGGGAACTTTGGGGAGGTGCGGCTGCCCCTCCTTGGCTGCCTCGGTGTCTCCTGGGTGGTCGTCTTCCTCTGCCTCATCCGAGGGGTCAAGTCTTCAGGGAAA GTGGTGTACTTCACAGCCACGTTCCCCTACGTGGTGCTGACCATTCTGTTTGTCCGCGGAGTGACCCTGGAGGGAGCCTTCACCGGCATCATGTACTACCTAACCCCACAGTGGGACAAGATcctggaggccaag GTGTGGGGTGATGCCGCCTCCCAGATCTTCTACTCACTGGGCTGCGCGTGGGGAGGCCTCATCACCATGGCTTCCTACAACAAGTTCCACAATAACTGTTACCG GGACAGCGTCATCATCAGTATCACCAACTGTGCCACCAGCGTCTATGCGGGCTTCGTCATCTTCTCCATCCTCGGCTTCATGGCCAGTCACCTGGGCGTGGATGTGTCCCGCGTGGCAGACCACGGCCCCGGCCTGGCCTTCGTGGCTTACCCTGAGGCCCTCACACTACTTCCCATCTCCCCGCTGTGGTCTCTGCTCTTCTTCTTCATGCTCATCCTGCTGGGGCTGGGCACTCAG TTCTGCCTCCTGGAGACGCTGGTCACAGCCATTGTGGATGAGGTGGGGAATGAGTGGATCCTGCAGAAAAAGACCTATGTGACCTTGGGTGTGGCTGTGGCTGGCTTCCTGCTGGGCATCCCCCTCACCAGCCAG GCAGGCATCTACTGGCTGCTGCTGATGGACAACTATGCGGCCAGCTTCTCTTTGGTGGTCATCTCCTGCATCATGTGTGTGGCCATCATGTACATCTACG GGCACCGGAACTACTTCCAGGACATCCAGATGATGCTGGGCTTCCCACCGCCCCTCTTCTTTCAGATCTGCTGGCGCTTCGTCTCTCCCGCCATCATCTTC TTTATTCTAGTTTTCACTGTGATCCAGTACCAGCCGATCACCTACAACCACTACCAGTACCCAGGCTGGGCCGTGGCCATTGGCTTCCTCATGGCTCTGTCCTCCGTCCTCTGTATCCCCCTCTACGCCATGTTCCGGCTCTGCCGCACAGACGGGGACACCCTCCTGCAG CGTTTGAAAAATGCCACAAAGCCAAGCAGAGACTGgggccctgccctcctggagcacCGGACTGGGCGCTACGCCCCCACCATAATCCCCTCTCCTGATGACGGCTTCGaggtccagccactgcacccggacaaGGCCCAGATCCCCATTGTGGGCAGTAATGGCTCCAGCCGCCTCCAGGACTCCCGGATATGA
- the SLC6A9 gene encoding sodium- and chloride-dependent glycine transporter 1 isoform X5, with the protein MDLWPPLPQNRVQGKCPHGLGAGVSSSLDAGDGWRCQWMAVRNGAVPNEATKRDQNLKRGNWGNQIEFVLTSVGYAVGLGNVWRFPYLCYRNGGGAFMFPYFIMLIFCGIPLFFMELSFGQFASQGCLGVWRISPMFKGVGYGMMVVSTYIGIYYNVVICIAFYYFFSSMTHVLPWAYCNNPWNTRDCAGVLDASNLTNGSRPATLPSNLSHLLNHSLQRTSPSEEYWRLYVLKLSDDIGNFGEVRLPLLGCLGVSWVVVFLCLIRGVKSSGKVVYFTATFPYVVLTILFVRGVTLEGAFTGIMYYLTPQWDKILEAKVWGDAASQIFYSLGCAWGGLITMASYNKFHNNCYRDSVIISITNCATSVYAGFVIFSILGFMASHLGVDVSRVADHGPGLAFVAYPEALTLLPISPLWSLLFFFMLILLGLGTQFCLLETLVTAIVDEVGNEWILQKKTYVTLGVAVAGFLLGIPLTSQAGIYWLLLMDNYAASFSLVVISCIMCVAIMYIYGHRNYFQDIQMMLGFPPPLFFQICWRFVSPAIIFFILVFTVIQYQPITYNHYQYPGWAVAIGFLMALSSVLCIPLYAMFRLCRTDGDTLLQRLKNATKPSRDWGPALLEHRTGRYAPTIIPSPDDGFEVQPLHPDKAQIPIVGSNGSSRLQDSRI; encoded by the exons ATGGACCTGTGGCCCCCTCTTCCCCAGAACAG GGTCCAGGGCAAGTGCCCGCATGGGCTGGGAGCCGGTGTGTCCTCATCCCTGGACGCTGGCGACGGGTGGAGATGTCAGTGGATGGCAGTGAGG AATGGTGCTGTGCCCAACGAGGCCACCAAGAGGGACCAGAACCTCAAACGGGGCAACTGGGGCAACCAGATCGAGTTTGTACTGACGAGCGTGGGCTATGCCGTGGGCCTGGGCAATGTCTGGCGCTTCCCATACCTCTGCTATCGCAACGGGGGAG GAGCCTTCATGTTCCCCTACTTCATCATGCTCATCTTCTGCGGGATCCCTCTCTTCTTCATGGAGCTCTCCTTCGGCCAGTTTGCGAGCCAGGGGTGCCTGGGGGTCTGGAGGATCAGCCCCATGTTCAAAG GCGTGGGCTATGGTATGATGGTGGTGTCCACCTACATCGGTATCTACTACAACGTGGTCATCTGCATTGCCTTCTACTACTTCTTCTCGTCCATGACGCACGTGCTGCCCTGGGCTTACTGCAATAACCCCTGGAACACGCGTGACTGTGCTGGTGTGCTGGACGCCTCCAACCTCACCAATGGCTCTCGGccagccaccttgcccagcaACCTCTCCCACCTGCTCAACCACAGCCTCCAGAGGACCAGCCCCAGCGAGGAGTACTGGAG GCTGTATGTGCTGAAGCTGTCAGACGACATCGGGAACTTTGGGGAGGTGCGGCTGCCCCTCCTTGGCTGCCTCGGTGTCTCCTGGGTGGTCGTCTTCCTCTGCCTCATCCGAGGGGTCAAGTCTTCAGGGAAA GTGGTGTACTTCACAGCCACGTTCCCCTACGTGGTGCTGACCATTCTGTTTGTCCGCGGAGTGACCCTGGAGGGAGCCTTCACCGGCATCATGTACTACCTAACCCCACAGTGGGACAAGATcctggaggccaag GTGTGGGGTGATGCCGCCTCCCAGATCTTCTACTCACTGGGCTGCGCGTGGGGAGGCCTCATCACCATGGCTTCCTACAACAAGTTCCACAATAACTGTTACCG GGACAGCGTCATCATCAGTATCACCAACTGTGCCACCAGCGTCTATGCGGGCTTCGTCATCTTCTCCATCCTCGGCTTCATGGCCAGTCACCTGGGCGTGGATGTGTCCCGCGTGGCAGACCACGGCCCCGGCCTGGCCTTCGTGGCTTACCCTGAGGCCCTCACACTACTTCCCATCTCCCCGCTGTGGTCTCTGCTCTTCTTCTTCATGCTCATCCTGCTGGGGCTGGGCACTCAG TTCTGCCTCCTGGAGACGCTGGTCACAGCCATTGTGGATGAGGTGGGGAATGAGTGGATCCTGCAGAAAAAGACCTATGTGACCTTGGGTGTGGCTGTGGCTGGCTTCCTGCTGGGCATCCCCCTCACCAGCCAG GCAGGCATCTACTGGCTGCTGCTGATGGACAACTATGCGGCCAGCTTCTCTTTGGTGGTCATCTCCTGCATCATGTGTGTGGCCATCATGTACATCTACG GGCACCGGAACTACTTCCAGGACATCCAGATGATGCTGGGCTTCCCACCGCCCCTCTTCTTTCAGATCTGCTGGCGCTTCGTCTCTCCCGCCATCATCTTC TTTATTCTAGTTTTCACTGTGATCCAGTACCAGCCGATCACCTACAACCACTACCAGTACCCAGGCTGGGCCGTGGCCATTGGCTTCCTCATGGCTCTGTCCTCCGTCCTCTGTATCCCCCTCTACGCCATGTTCCGGCTCTGCCGCACAGACGGGGACACCCTCCTGCAG CGTTTGAAAAATGCCACAAAGCCAAGCAGAGACTGgggccctgccctcctggagcacCGGACTGGGCGCTACGCCCCCACCATAATCCCCTCTCCTGATGACGGCTTCGaggtccagccactgcacccggacaaGGCCCAGATCCCCATTGTGGGCAGTAATGGCTCCAGCCGCCTCCAGGACTCCCGGATATGA
- the SLC6A9 gene encoding sodium- and chloride-dependent glycine transporter 1 isoform X10 yields MDLWPPLPQNRVQGKCPHGLGAGVSSSLDAGDGWRCQWMAVRNGAVPNEATKRDQNLKRGNWGNQIEFVLTSVGYAVGLGNVWRFPYLCYRNGGGAFMFPYFIMLIFCGIPLFFMELSFGQFASQGCLGVWRISPMFKGVGYGMMVVSTYIGIYYNVVICIAFYYFFSSMTHVLPWAYCNNPWNTRDCAGVLDASNLTNGSRPATLPSNLSHLLNHSLQRTSPSEEYWRLYVLKLSDDIGNFGEVRLPLLGCLGVSWVVVFLCLIRGVKSSGKVVYFTATFPYVVLTILFVRGVTLEGAFTGIMYYLTPQWDKILEAKVWGDAASQIFYSLGCAWGGLITMASYNKFHNNCYRDSVIISITNCATSVYAGFVIFSILGFMASHLGVDVSRVADHGPGLAFVAYPEALTLLPISPLWSLLFFFMLILLGLGTQFCLLETLVTAIVDEVGNEWILQKKTYVTLGVAVAGFLLGIPLTSQAGIYWLLLMDNYAASFSLVVISCIMCVAIMYIYGHRNYFQDIQMMLGFPPPLFFQICWRFVSPAIIFRLKNATKPSRDWGPALLEHRTGRYAPTIIPSPDDGFEVQPLHPDKAQIPIVGSNGSSRLQDSRI; encoded by the exons ATGGACCTGTGGCCCCCTCTTCCCCAGAACAG GGTCCAGGGCAAGTGCCCGCATGGGCTGGGAGCCGGTGTGTCCTCATCCCTGGACGCTGGCGACGGGTGGAGATGTCAGTGGATGGCAGTGAGG AATGGTGCTGTGCCCAACGAGGCCACCAAGAGGGACCAGAACCTCAAACGGGGCAACTGGGGCAACCAGATCGAGTTTGTACTGACGAGCGTGGGCTATGCCGTGGGCCTGGGCAATGTCTGGCGCTTCCCATACCTCTGCTATCGCAACGGGGGAG GAGCCTTCATGTTCCCCTACTTCATCATGCTCATCTTCTGCGGGATCCCTCTCTTCTTCATGGAGCTCTCCTTCGGCCAGTTTGCGAGCCAGGGGTGCCTGGGGGTCTGGAGGATCAGCCCCATGTTCAAAG GCGTGGGCTATGGTATGATGGTGGTGTCCACCTACATCGGTATCTACTACAACGTGGTCATCTGCATTGCCTTCTACTACTTCTTCTCGTCCATGACGCACGTGCTGCCCTGGGCTTACTGCAATAACCCCTGGAACACGCGTGACTGTGCTGGTGTGCTGGACGCCTCCAACCTCACCAATGGCTCTCGGccagccaccttgcccagcaACCTCTCCCACCTGCTCAACCACAGCCTCCAGAGGACCAGCCCCAGCGAGGAGTACTGGAG GCTGTATGTGCTGAAGCTGTCAGACGACATCGGGAACTTTGGGGAGGTGCGGCTGCCCCTCCTTGGCTGCCTCGGTGTCTCCTGGGTGGTCGTCTTCCTCTGCCTCATCCGAGGGGTCAAGTCTTCAGGGAAA GTGGTGTACTTCACAGCCACGTTCCCCTACGTGGTGCTGACCATTCTGTTTGTCCGCGGAGTGACCCTGGAGGGAGCCTTCACCGGCATCATGTACTACCTAACCCCACAGTGGGACAAGATcctggaggccaag GTGTGGGGTGATGCCGCCTCCCAGATCTTCTACTCACTGGGCTGCGCGTGGGGAGGCCTCATCACCATGGCTTCCTACAACAAGTTCCACAATAACTGTTACCG GGACAGCGTCATCATCAGTATCACCAACTGTGCCACCAGCGTCTATGCGGGCTTCGTCATCTTCTCCATCCTCGGCTTCATGGCCAGTCACCTGGGCGTGGATGTGTCCCGCGTGGCAGACCACGGCCCCGGCCTGGCCTTCGTGGCTTACCCTGAGGCCCTCACACTACTTCCCATCTCCCCGCTGTGGTCTCTGCTCTTCTTCTTCATGCTCATCCTGCTGGGGCTGGGCACTCAG TTCTGCCTCCTGGAGACGCTGGTCACAGCCATTGTGGATGAGGTGGGGAATGAGTGGATCCTGCAGAAAAAGACCTATGTGACCTTGGGTGTGGCTGTGGCTGGCTTCCTGCTGGGCATCCCCCTCACCAGCCAG GCAGGCATCTACTGGCTGCTGCTGATGGACAACTATGCGGCCAGCTTCTCTTTGGTGGTCATCTCCTGCATCATGTGTGTGGCCATCATGTACATCTACG GGCACCGGAACTACTTCCAGGACATCCAGATGATGCTGGGCTTCCCACCGCCCCTCTTCTTTCAGATCTGCTGGCGCTTCGTCTCTCCCGCCATCATCTTC CGTTTGAAAAATGCCACAAAGCCAAGCAGAGACTGgggccctgccctcctggagcacCGGACTGGGCGCTACGCCCCCACCATAATCCCCTCTCCTGATGACGGCTTCGaggtccagccactgcacccggacaaGGCCCAGATCCCCATTGTGGGCAGTAATGGCTCCAGCCGCCTCCAGGACTCCCGGATATGA